The Streptomyces sp. NBC_00459 DNA segment CCGTCGGCCGCGCTGGCGGGCGAGGTGCTCCTCGACGGCGAGGACATCTACGACCCGTCCTGGCGGCTGACCGACGCGCGACGCCGGATCGGCATGGTCTTCCAGAAGCCGAACCCGTTCCCTGCCATGTCGATCTACGACAACGTGGTGGCGGGCCTGCGGCTGACCGGAACACGTACCGGCCGCCGTGAGAAGGACGAGATCGTGGAGGAGTCGCTGACCCGGGCGGGCCTCTGGAAGGAGGTGCGTGACCGGCTCCGCCAGCCGGGCGGCGCGCTCTCCGGTGGCCAGCAGCAGCGACTGTGCATCGCCCGCGCGCTGGCCGTTCGCCCCCGGGTCCTCCTCATGGACGAACCCTGCTCGGCCCTCGACCCCACCTCCACCCGCCGCGTCGAGGAGACGATCCACGAACTCGCCGGCCAGGTGACCGTCGTGATCGTCACCCACAACATGCAGCAGGCCGCCCGCGTCTCCCAGCAGTGCGCGTTCTTCCTCGCCGAACAGGGCACGCCCGGCGGCATCGTCGAACACGGCCCCACCGACGACGTGTTCGGCGCCCCGCACGACCAGCGGACCGCGGACTACGTGGCGGGCCGTTTCGGCTGAACCCACAGGCCACGGCAGTTGTCCGGCCCACGAGAAAATTTCCCTGACTCCTTTCAACCTTTCCGCCCCGAGCACGCTCAAGAACAGGTGAGACAGAGACCTGTGAGGCGTGTGAGGGGCGTGATGCGTATCAGGCACGTGTGCCTTTGCGGCATGTGAGCTCAACAGCCATACGCAGGACGGGAAAAGGAAAAGGGAGAGTGGATGTCGGCGACGGTCCGGCAGCGGGACTTCGAGGAGTATGCGCGGGCGGGTCGGCAGCGGCTGTACCGGACGGCGTATCTGCTCTGCGGCGACCGCGAACACGCCCGTGACCTGGTCCAGTCCACGCTGGCCCGGCTCTTCCAGCACTGGCACCGGGCGAGCCGGGCCGAGCACCTCGACGCCTACGCCCGTACCGTGCTGACCCGGCTGTTCCTGCACGAGCGCAGGCGACGGCTGCGCGATCTGCTCGCCCACGCCCGCCCCGACCCGGCGCCCGCCGCGCCCAGACCCGAGCTGCGCGTCACGCTCATGGCCGCGCTCGGTGAACTCCCGCCCCGCGCAAGGGCGATGGTCGTCCTGCGCTACTGGGAGGACCTGAGCGTGTCGGAGGTGGCCGCGCAGCTGCGGTGCAGTGAGTCCACCGTCAAGAGCCAGTGCTCCCGCTCCCTGACCCGGCTGCGCGCGGTGCTCGGCGAAGCCCATGTGTACACCGCCGAGTACTGAACTCCCTTACCCCTGGCCCGAATCCCGCCAGCGCCGATGCGTCAGAGAGGAACATCCGTGCACGACACGCCACCGGGCCGACCGCACCGGCCCGAGCCGGACGCCGGGCCCGACGACGAACTGGTCGGGGAGCTGCGGGAACTGATGGAGAGGGCCGCCGCCGGGCTCGCCCCGCTGCCCGATCTGACGCAGGAGGCGGTACGCCTCGGCAGGCGCCGCCGGGTCCGGGCGCGGGCCGCCGTGGCCGGCGCGGTGACCGGGGTCCTCGCGATCGGGGGTATCGGCTCGGCGCTGCTCAGCGGCGCGCTGACCGTGGGCGGAGGCCTGAGCGATCCCGCGTCCCCGTCCGCCCACCCGGCGGTCGCCCCGCCTGTTGCCCCTTCCGCGACGACGACGCCGCCGACTACGACGTCGCCCGGCCCGGTGTCCGAGCCGACGCCGAATGCCGCCCGCCAGGTGCGGACGGCCAAGGCACTGACCCGAGCGCTGGGCGACCTGATCGGGACCGTCTCCCCGGCCGGCACGGATCTCTTCGCCGGCCGGATCGACGGGCACATCTTCCCGGTGACGTTCCGGGTCAGGCGCGGGGTGGACGCCCTCGTCGACTGCCCGGAACCGCCCAAGGCGGCCATGACCTGCCGTACGGCGTGGCTGCCCGGCCGGATCGAGGGGCGGGTCGTCGTGTCGGGCCCCGACCTGTGGGGCGTCCGGTCCGTCAGCGTCAGCTACCTCTACGCGGACAGCACCGTCGAGCTGACCGTCGGCCCGGACAGCGACGCCAGGGTCTCCCCACCCGTCGGCATCGACCAGCTGGTGGCCGCGGCGAGCACGTCGGCGCTGCTGGCCGAGGCGAAGTACGAGGTGCTGCAGGCGAAGTACGAAGCGGAGGACGCGGCGGGAGACGGGAC contains these protein-coding regions:
- the pstB gene encoding phosphate ABC transporter ATP-binding protein PstB, producing MPATLEARAVAAWFGSHQVLSRVSLTMPAGQVTALIGPSGCGKSTFLRTLNRMHEMIPSAALAGEVLLDGEDIYDPSWRLTDARRRIGMVFQKPNPFPAMSIYDNVVAGLRLTGTRTGRREKDEIVEESLTRAGLWKEVRDRLRQPGGALSGGQQQRLCIARALAVRPRVLLMDEPCSALDPTSTRRVEETIHELAGQVTVVIVTHNMQQAARVSQQCAFFLAEQGTPGGIVEHGPTDDVFGAPHDQRTADYVAGRFG
- a CDS encoding SigE family RNA polymerase sigma factor, which encodes MSATVRQRDFEEYARAGRQRLYRTAYLLCGDREHARDLVQSTLARLFQHWHRASRAEHLDAYARTVLTRLFLHERRRRLRDLLAHARPDPAPAAPRPELRVTLMAALGELPPRARAMVVLRYWEDLSVSEVAAQLRCSESTVKSQCSRSLTRLRAVLGEAHVYTAEY